In Atopobium sp. oral taxon 416, the genomic stretch GCTTGACCGAAAGGCAGAAGGCAGCGCTTCAGCTCACTGCGATCTTGCAGCCGCGCCTCCACAGGGCATATCTGCTGAAGGAAGGGTTGAGACTTGCCCTGAAGCTGCCTGCTAACGAGATCAGGGAGGGCATCGGGAAGTGGAGGGGCAGGGCCTAGCGCTCGAGGATCCCCTAAGTTCGTCGAGCTCTAAAAGAAGATCAGAAGGCATCTGGATACCATCGTCGCCACCTTGGAGAGCGGCCTGTCCAACGCACGCGTGGAGGCCATCAACAACAAGATCAAGCTGACCGTGAGGATGGCCTATAGCTTTCGCAGCCTCGACAACCTCTTCGCGATAGTGATGCTCATATGCTCGGGGCTCCAGGTGCCGCTGCTGGGGAGGGCCTAAAGCTTACATTTCGGTTCACACATTGTGCAGGTGCCTCCAATAAAATGGCCTATTATGAATCAGGAGTTTCGAGAAGAATCCGTTGACGGGGAAAGGCACCACGAC encodes the following:
- a CDS encoding transposase, with the translated sequence MRRHLDTIVATLESGLSNARVEAINNKIKLTVRMAYSFRSLDNLFAIVMLICSGLQVPLLGRA